One stretch of Phormidium ambiguum IAM M-71 DNA includes these proteins:
- a CDS encoding winged helix-turn-helix transcriptional regulator, translating to MLDTKDCLENKCPIQFTLDLIGNKWSILILRELFLGERRTHQFLDALPGISSKTLTIRLRELEAYGLVERQVYPEIPPRVEYSLTEKGREIQPVMSALYHVGRNWLEKGDCDCPLEKAVFAELETAS from the coding sequence ATGTTAGATACTAAAGATTGTTTGGAAAACAAATGCCCGATACAGTTTACCCTAGACTTAATTGGCAATAAGTGGTCTATCTTAATTCTGCGCGAACTGTTCTTAGGGGAGCGGCGTACCCATCAGTTTTTAGATGCCTTACCGGGGATCAGCAGTAAAACATTAACCATTCGATTGCGGGAATTAGAAGCATACGGTTTAGTGGAACGCCAAGTTTATCCAGAAATTCCGCCGCGTGTAGAATACTCATTAACAGAAAAAGGCAGAGAAATTCAACCAGTGATGAGTGCGTTGTATCATGTTGGACGGAATTGGTTGGAAAAAGGTGATTGTGATTGTCCTTTAGAAAAAGCGGTCTTTGCTGAATTGGAAACCGCCAGTTAA
- a CDS encoding pseudouridine synthase, whose protein sequence is MLHKYILFYKPYNVLCQFTDENPNPESARQTLKDYISIPEIYPVGRLDQDSEGLLLLTNDGKLQHYLSDRRYKHPRTYWVQVERIPDKTALNQLRQGVKIQDYQTRPALVELLLTEPILPPRDPPIRFRKNVPTAWLEITLTEGRNRQVRRMTAAVGYPTLRLVRVAIAHLRYEGLAPGEWRELTAEELKPLMSGHKANQRFPKSKFFM, encoded by the coding sequence GTGCTACACAAATATATACTCTTCTACAAACCTTATAACGTCTTGTGCCAGTTTACAGACGAAAACCCAAATCCTGAAAGTGCAAGACAAACGCTGAAGGACTATATTTCCATTCCCGAAATATATCCAGTAGGACGTTTAGACCAAGATAGTGAAGGACTATTATTACTGACAAATGACGGAAAATTGCAACATTATTTGAGCGATCGTCGCTACAAACATCCGCGCACCTACTGGGTACAAGTCGAAAGAATACCAGACAAAACCGCCCTCAACCAACTCCGTCAAGGTGTCAAAATCCAAGACTACCAAACTAGACCAGCGTTAGTAGAACTTTTACTAACCGAACCAATCCTACCACCCCGCGATCCGCCAATTCGGTTTCGCAAAAACGTTCCTACCGCTTGGTTAGAGATTACCCTGACAGAAGGAAGAAATCGACAAGTGCGGCGAATGACAGCCGCAGTCGGGTACCCTACTTTAAGATTAGTTAGAGTAGCGATCGCCCATCTGCGTTACGAAGGATTAGCACCTGGAGAATGGCGAGAATTAACCGCAGAAGAACTAAAACCCTTGATGAGTGGACACAAAGCGAATCAACGCTTTCCCAAATCCAAATTTTTCATGTAA
- a CDS encoding serine/threonine phosphatase: MLICPQCQFENPVTNKFCQQCGTSLTHKACPECGTQVTYSTKECPQCGAFTGTVWLAIISPRTLTQIQENNETADAELRSASVFEKLNPEQPDIINETEPVKTEIQVSWEEELADHNPEKNSAPAISELSSDIYLDKQQRYQLLEPLPPKITEEVKVQVLDSQPLQASPLQVLINQQNQEWETETIPEIQSNIDIWQTMPDIVKAYLALKAEFDPILPNIHDAWSEEDCEIILLEDRSHWPSLVDLWKDHQIPQIHLLQIFHEMSSLWVAAESQKCRQSLLELHNLRVDEDQSLGIVRLYPDLPNSDLKLSELGQVWQSLFYETGRTLFGPVGTLINDLQLEIISTVQDLRSRLQEIADELQSESIPAVEDAIGIDTTYANPTNNNQSISPPPTTTPIIKEHMNPYSLINPEGSDDMPTVVLPMQLLSLEDAGRTDVGRQRRHNEDYFGVQTKLTKIENPLGRNMEARGLYILCDGMGGHAGGEIASALAVKTLIEYFHENWRDELPDEDSIRQGVLKANQAIYDINQQDARSGSGRMGTTLVMVLVQETQVAVAHVGDSRLYRLSRRQGLEQITVDHEVGQREIKRGVEPEIAYTRPDAYQLTQALGPRNEHFVDPDIEFFELNEDTLILLCSDGLSDNDLIETHWQTHLQPYLSSRSNLEESVNNLIELGNQYNGHDNITAILIRAKVRPDLDQARVNNS; the protein is encoded by the coding sequence ATGCTGATTTGTCCACAATGTCAATTTGAAAACCCTGTCACCAATAAATTTTGCCAGCAATGTGGGACTTCTCTCACCCACAAAGCTTGTCCTGAATGTGGCACACAAGTTACTTACAGCACCAAAGAATGTCCCCAATGTGGTGCGTTTACGGGAACAGTTTGGTTAGCGATTATTTCACCTCGTACTCTGACTCAAATTCAGGAAAATAACGAAACAGCCGACGCTGAACTGCGATCGGCTTCCGTATTCGAGAAATTAAACCCAGAACAACCGGATATAATTAACGAAACTGAACCAGTTAAAACTGAAATACAAGTAAGCTGGGAAGAAGAACTGGCAGACCACAACCCAGAAAAAAATTCAGCACCAGCAATTTCGGAATTATCTTCAGATATATATTTAGACAAGCAACAACGTTACCAACTTCTGGAACCATTACCGCCAAAAATTACAGAAGAAGTTAAGGTGCAAGTGTTAGATTCTCAACCTTTGCAAGCTTCACCTTTACAAGTTTTGATTAATCAACAAAATCAAGAATGGGAAACAGAAACAATACCCGAAATTCAGAGTAATATAGACATCTGGCAAACTATGCCAGACATTGTGAAAGCTTATTTAGCACTAAAAGCAGAATTTGACCCAATATTACCAAATATACATGACGCTTGGAGCGAAGAAGATTGTGAAATTATCTTACTCGAAGATCGATCGCACTGGCCAAGTTTAGTAGACCTGTGGAAAGATCATCAAATTCCCCAAATTCACTTGTTACAGATATTCCACGAAATGTCATCTTTGTGGGTGGCAGCTGAATCACAGAAATGTCGGCAAAGTTTATTAGAATTACACAACCTAAGAGTAGACGAAGACCAATCGCTCGGAATAGTTCGGTTATATCCAGACCTACCAAATAGCGATCTGAAATTGTCAGAATTAGGACAAGTTTGGCAAAGCTTATTTTACGAAACAGGCCGGACTTTGTTTGGCCCGGTGGGGACATTAATTAATGACCTACAGTTAGAAATCATATCGACAGTCCAAGATTTGCGATCGCGCTTACAAGAAATCGCCGATGAACTACAAAGCGAATCAATTCCAGCTGTTGAAGATGCGATCGGAATAGACACAACCTACGCCAACCCAACCAACAACAATCAAAGCATATCTCCACCCCCAACAACCACACCCATAATTAAAGAACACATGAATCCTTACTCCCTAATCAACCCAGAGGGTAGCGATGATATGCCCACAGTGGTCTTACCCATGCAATTACTAAGTTTAGAAGATGCAGGACGTACCGATGTAGGTCGGCAAAGAAGGCATAACGAAGACTACTTCGGAGTCCAAACAAAACTCACCAAAATCGAAAATCCCCTGGGGCGCAACATGGAAGCCCGAGGCTTATACATCCTTTGCGATGGCATGGGAGGACACGCAGGCGGCGAAATCGCCAGCGCCCTAGCCGTAAAAACCTTAATCGAATACTTTCACGAAAACTGGAGAGACGAATTACCAGACGAAGACAGTATTCGCCAAGGTGTCCTCAAAGCCAACCAAGCCATCTACGACATCAATCAACAAGATGCCCGTTCCGGTAGCGGACGCATGGGCACTACCCTAGTGATGGTCTTAGTTCAAGAAACTCAAGTCGCCGTTGCCCATGTCGGAGACTCCCGCCTATATCGCCTCAGTCGCAGACAAGGACTAGAGCAAATTACAGTAGATCACGAAGTTGGACAACGGGAAATTAAACGCGGAGTAGAACCAGAAATTGCTTATACTCGTCCCGACGCTTATCAACTTACCCAAGCATTAGGCCCACGCAATGAACATTTTGTCGATCCCGACATTGAATTCTTTGAGTTAAATGAAGATACTTTGATTTTGTTATGCTCTGATGGTCTTTCCGATAACGACTTGATCGAAACCCATTGGCAAACTCATCTTCAACCATACCTAAGTTCTCGCAGCAATTTAGAAGAAAGCGTCAATAATTTAATTGAACTAGGGAACCAGTACAATGGCCATGACAATATCACAGCAATCTTAATTCGGGCAAAAGTCCGACCGGATTTAGATCAAGCTAGAGTAAACAATAGTTAA
- a CDS encoding DUF4327 family protein has protein sequence MTQQVIHPMVKLQRQVGSLIASNLIKPTDSIWKIALLYGDEWAFWKKELLDFGFTMQDPIQDLLEVEAWDDE, from the coding sequence ATGACTCAGCAAGTTATTCACCCAATGGTGAAGTTGCAACGTCAAGTGGGATCTCTCATAGCATCTAACTTGATCAAGCCTACTGATAGCATTTGGAAGATAGCCCTACTTTATGGTGATGAATGGGCTTTTTGGAAAAAAGAGTTGCTCGACTTTGGTTTCACAATGCAAGATCCAATTCAGGACTTGCTGGAAGTGGAAGCTTGGGACGACGAGTAA
- the cimA gene encoding citramalate synthase, producing the protein MTPNTSNQIWIYDTTLRDGAQREGLCLSLEDKLRIARQLDELGVPFIEGGWPGANPKDVQFFWKLQEQPLRQAEVTAFCSTRRPGTTAAEDSLLQAILAAGTRWVTIFGKSWDLHVTESLKTSLEENLAMIRDTIAYLQSQGRRVIYDAEHWFDGYKHNPEYALQTLKAAVDAGAEWLVFCDTNGGTLPHEISTIIGEVVAALPQLKGNFPQMGIHTHNDSDTAVANALAGVLAGVRMVQGTMNGYGERCGNANLCSAIPNLQLKLGYQCIPAEKLAQLTQVSRFVSELANLAPDEHAPFVGLSAFAHKGGIHVSAVERNPVTYEHIQPEEVGNRRRIVISDQAGLSNVLAKARTFGIELDKQNPACRQILERLKVLENQGYQFEAAEASFELLMREALGQRQKFFELKGFRVHCDIVACDTDSSCIPYALATIKVSVNGKDILEAAEGNGPVAALDAALRKALVNFYPVIADFELTDYKVRILDGNTGTAAKTRVLIESSNGLQRWTTVGVSTNILEASYQAVVEGLEYGLTLHSSAKAALASS; encoded by the coding sequence ATGACCCCTAATACTTCAAATCAGATTTGGATTTACGACACTACCCTGCGAGATGGTGCTCAACGCGAAGGACTTTGTTTATCTTTAGAAGATAAACTGCGAATTGCGCGTCAACTAGATGAGTTGGGAGTTCCTTTTATTGAAGGAGGATGGCCTGGTGCTAATCCCAAGGATGTACAATTTTTCTGGAAACTTCAAGAACAACCCCTGAGACAGGCAGAAGTGACGGCGTTTTGTTCGACGCGGCGACCGGGAACTACTGCGGCTGAGGATTCGTTGCTGCAAGCGATTTTGGCTGCTGGGACTCGCTGGGTGACGATTTTCGGGAAATCGTGGGATTTGCACGTTACAGAGAGCCTGAAGACTAGTTTAGAAGAAAATTTGGCGATGATTCGAGATACGATCGCATATCTCCAAAGCCAAGGACGGCGCGTAATTTACGATGCCGAACACTGGTTTGATGGTTACAAACATAATCCCGAATACGCTTTGCAGACTTTGAAAGCGGCTGTTGATGCAGGTGCGGAATGGCTAGTTTTCTGTGACACCAATGGTGGTACTCTTCCCCACGAAATTAGTACCATCATTGGGGAAGTAGTGGCAGCTTTACCGCAACTCAAAGGCAATTTTCCCCAAATGGGCATTCACACTCACAATGATTCTGATACCGCAGTAGCTAACGCTTTAGCTGGAGTGTTAGCCGGGGTCAGAATGGTACAGGGAACAATGAATGGTTATGGGGAACGTTGTGGTAATGCAAATCTTTGTTCAGCGATCCCCAATTTGCAGTTAAAGTTAGGTTATCAGTGTATTCCAGCAGAAAAGCTGGCACAATTGACTCAAGTTAGCCGTTTTGTCAGCGAATTGGCGAATTTAGCACCTGATGAACACGCGCCTTTTGTTGGTTTGTCGGCTTTTGCACACAAAGGCGGCATTCACGTTAGCGCAGTGGAACGAAATCCTGTAACTTATGAGCATATTCAACCAGAAGAGGTGGGAAATCGGCGACGAATTGTGATTTCTGACCAAGCAGGGTTAAGTAATGTGTTGGCGAAAGCCCGGACTTTTGGGATTGAGTTGGATAAGCAAAATCCGGCTTGTCGGCAAATTTTGGAACGATTGAAGGTGTTGGAAAATCAAGGTTATCAGTTTGAGGCGGCTGAAGCTAGTTTTGAGTTGCTAATGCGGGAAGCTTTGGGACAACGCCAGAAGTTTTTTGAATTAAAAGGTTTTCGAGTTCATTGTGATATTGTTGCTTGCGATACTGATTCAAGTTGCATTCCTTATGCTTTAGCAACTATTAAAGTTTCGGTAAATGGTAAGGATATTTTGGAAGCTGCGGAAGGTAATGGGCCTGTAGCGGCTTTGGATGCTGCTTTGCGTAAGGCTTTAGTGAATTTTTATCCGGTAATCGCTGATTTTGAGTTAACTGATTACAAAGTAAGAATTCTTGATGGGAATACGGGAACTGCGGCGAAAACGCGGGTGTTGATTGAGTCTAGTAATGGTTTGCAACGCTGGACGACGGTGGGAGTTTCGACAAATATTTTGGAGGCTTCTTATCAAGCAGTGGTGGAAGGTTTGGAGTACGGTTTGACGCTGCATTCTTCGGCTAAGGCGGCTTTGGCTTCTTCTTAG
- a CDS encoding 2Fe-2S iron-sulfur cluster-binding protein — translation MPKVTAQGKTFECASGANLRKVLLENGIPLYNGQAALMNCRGIGTCGTCAVKVEGEVSEASWREKARLGLPPHSPSKNLRLACQTKVLGDVQVTKFDGMWGQGEQTVWTPQG, via the coding sequence ATGCCAAAAGTAACTGCCCAAGGAAAAACATTTGAATGTGCCTCTGGCGCAAATTTGCGGAAAGTTTTATTGGAAAATGGCATTCCTCTGTACAATGGTCAAGCTGCTCTGATGAACTGCCGAGGTATCGGCACTTGCGGTACTTGCGCCGTTAAAGTAGAAGGGGAAGTATCCGAAGCAAGCTGGCGAGAAAAAGCTCGTCTTGGTCTTCCGCCTCATTCTCCCAGTAAAAACTTGCGGTTGGCTTGTCAAACTAAAGTTTTAGGAGATGTCCAAGTCACCAAGTTTGACGGTATGTGGGGACAGGGAGAGCAAACTGTTTGGACTCCACAGGGGTAA
- the psb34 gene encoding photosystem II assembly protein Psb34 has product MRYTTEEGGRLNNFAVEPKVYQATPPTKTEQRNYIIMGGLALVLVSALIFVAFSVSSVS; this is encoded by the coding sequence ATGCGCTACACCACCGAAGAAGGCGGACGTTTAAACAATTTTGCAGTTGAGCCCAAAGTTTACCAAGCAACACCTCCTACCAAAACAGAACAACGTAACTACATCATCATGGGTGGTTTAGCGCTTGTACTGGTAAGTGCTTTAATTTTCGTTGCCTTCTCGGTGTCGAGTGTCAGCTAA
- a CDS encoding DEAD/DEAH box helicase: MTSSPTSAALNLEEIFPFQLDKFQLDAIASLNAGRSVVVCAPTGSGKTLIGEYAIHRALNNNGRVFYTTPLKALSNQKWRDFGQQFGNQNVGLLTGDTSINRDAPILVMTTEIFRNMLYGTPIGEVGTSLVGVEAVVLDECHYMNDRQRGTVWEESIIYCPREIQLVALSATVANSQQLTDWITQVHGPTDLIYSDFRPIPLEFYFGNPKGVFPLLSPENNKLNPRLKPKGGQQTSGKRPESPSLPFILSQLQQREMLPAIYFIFSRRGCDQAVAEVAELALVNETEQKLLKTRIEEFLARYPEAARVGQVEPLYRGIAAHHAGILPTWKSLVEELFQEGLIKVVFATETLAAGINMPARTTVISTLSKRTDRGHRLLTASEFLQMAGRAGRRGMDKKGYVVTLQTPFEGAKEAAYLATSKADPLVSQFTPSYGMVLNLLQTHTLEEAKELIERSFGQYLATLHLEPNRKAVQKLQKEADQLQIQMQQVNPDLIGNYEKLQQRLKAEKQLLKTLQQQSADILSSDIAAALPFAVAGTVLSLKGKHVPVSTPIPVVLVNKKPGPGQTPYLICLGKDNRWYVVGVHDVVGFHAELPRLSKVDNLAGPPAEMQIKFGSVRSGTEETEAIARIIPLPPPTEEAPEVVAQNQRVKAVEAQLENHPILQWGNPGTLIKRNRRLITLETEIKLLQEKVDQESQRHWEEFLDLILILQSFGCLDELTPTALGQAAAAIRGDNELWLGLALMSGELDDLGPHHLAAAAAALVTETPRPDSESRYIPSEEVQEALSKLRGIRRQLFQVQRRHNVALPVWLEDELIGLVEQWALGIDWVHLCENTTLDEGDVVRMLRRTLDFLSQIPHVPNLPDSIKRNASRALQLMDRFPVNEIVG, from the coding sequence GTGACTTCTTCCCCTACTTCAGCAGCACTCAACTTAGAAGAAATTTTCCCATTTCAGCTGGATAAATTCCAGTTGGATGCGATCGCATCTTTAAATGCAGGTCGTTCCGTAGTCGTTTGCGCCCCCACAGGTTCGGGGAAAACATTAATAGGGGAATATGCTATTCACCGTGCCCTCAACAACAACGGTCGAGTATTTTACACCACTCCATTAAAAGCCCTTTCCAATCAAAAGTGGCGGGACTTTGGGCAACAATTCGGCAATCAGAATGTTGGACTACTAACGGGTGATACTTCGATTAACCGGGATGCACCGATTTTAGTAATGACGACGGAAATTTTCCGTAATATGCTTTACGGTACTCCAATTGGCGAAGTGGGTACATCTTTGGTTGGTGTTGAAGCAGTCGTGTTGGATGAATGTCATTACATGAACGATCGCCAACGCGGTACAGTGTGGGAAGAATCAATCATTTATTGTCCCAGAGAAATTCAACTCGTAGCCCTTTCCGCCACCGTCGCCAACTCCCAACAACTCACAGACTGGATCACCCAAGTTCATGGGCCAACAGACCTAATTTACTCTGACTTTCGCCCCATACCTCTAGAATTTTACTTTGGTAATCCCAAAGGCGTATTTCCTTTACTCAGTCCAGAAAATAACAAATTAAACCCCCGCCTTAAACCCAAAGGCGGACAACAAACCAGCGGAAAACGACCAGAAAGCCCCAGTTTACCCTTTATTCTGAGTCAATTACAACAGCGGGAAATGCTGCCTGCTATTTACTTTATTTTTAGTCGTCGAGGTTGTGACCAAGCAGTAGCAGAAGTAGCAGAATTAGCATTAGTTAACGAAACAGAACAAAAATTATTAAAAACGAGAATTGAAGAATTTTTAGCCCGTTATCCTGAAGCAGCAAGAGTTGGACAAGTTGAACCTTTGTATCGGGGAATAGCTGCTCATCATGCGGGAATTTTACCAACTTGGAAAAGTTTAGTCGAAGAACTGTTTCAAGAAGGATTAATTAAAGTAGTATTTGCCACCGAAACTTTAGCTGCTGGAATCAATATGCCAGCCAGAACTACTGTAATTTCCACCCTTTCTAAACGTACTGATAGAGGACATAGATTATTAACTGCCTCGGAATTTCTGCAAATGGCAGGTAGGGCAGGTAGAAGGGGAATGGATAAAAAAGGTTATGTAGTAACCCTACAAACACCATTTGAAGGAGCAAAAGAAGCCGCTTATTTAGCAACATCAAAAGCCGATCCTTTAGTAAGTCAATTTACCCCTAGTTACGGCATGGTGTTGAACTTATTGCAAACTCACACATTAGAAGAAGCAAAAGAATTAATCGAACGCAGTTTTGGACAGTATTTAGCAACATTGCACTTAGAACCAAATCGAAAAGCGGTGCAAAAGTTGCAAAAAGAAGCTGACCAACTGCAAATACAAATGCAGCAAGTAAATCCAGATTTAATTGGTAACTATGAAAAATTACAACAAAGGTTGAAGGCAGAAAAGCAATTACTAAAAACTTTGCAGCAACAATCAGCGGATATTTTATCTAGTGATATTGCTGCTGCTTTACCTTTTGCTGTTGCCGGAACTGTTCTCAGTCTTAAAGGTAAGCACGTTCCTGTTTCAACACCTATTCCCGTTGTATTAGTTAATAAAAAACCTGGCCCTGGACAAACTCCTTATTTAATTTGTTTGGGTAAAGATAACCGTTGGTATGTCGTAGGAGTTCATGATGTTGTCGGTTTTCATGCTGAATTACCTCGCTTATCTAAGGTAGATAATTTAGCGGGGCCGCCAGCAGAAATGCAGATAAAATTTGGTAGCGTGCGGTCAGGTACTGAAGAAACGGAGGCAATTGCCCGAATCATTCCTCTACCTCCACCAACAGAAGAAGCGCCAGAAGTAGTAGCGCAAAATCAGCGAGTCAAAGCGGTAGAAGCACAATTAGAAAATCATCCGATTCTGCAATGGGGTAATCCAGGTACATTAATTAAACGTAATCGGCGGTTGATTACGCTGGAAACAGAAATTAAACTTTTGCAAGAAAAAGTCGATCAAGAATCCCAAAGACATTGGGAAGAATTCTTGGATTTAATTTTGATTTTACAAAGTTTTGGTTGCTTGGATGAGTTAACTCCGACTGCTTTAGGACAAGCTGCGGCAGCGATTCGGGGAGATAATGAATTATGGCTGGGATTGGCGTTAATGTCGGGGGAATTGGATGATTTAGGCCCGCATCATTTAGCAGCAGCAGCAGCGGCTTTGGTGACAGAAACTCCGCGCCCGGATTCAGAAAGTAGATATATTCCTTCTGAAGAAGTTCAGGAAGCTTTGAGTAAATTACGGGGAATTAGAAGGCAACTTTTCCAAGTGCAAAGGCGGCATAATGTAGCTTTGCCAGTTTGGTTGGAAGATGAATTAATTGGGTTAGTAGAACAATGGGCTTTGGGAATAGACTGGGTGCATTTGTGCGAAAACACAACTTTAGATGAAGGAGATGTGGTGCGGATGTTACGCCGAACTCTTGATTTTCTTTCGCAAATACCTCATGTACCTAATTTGCCAGATTCTATTAAGCGAAATGCTAGTCGTGCGCTGCAATTAATGGATAGGTTTCCTGTTAATGAAATTGTGGGGTAA
- a CDS encoding DUF29 domain-containing protein, which yields MNLPLFDLYETDFYAWTQRQVELLRKRDLNNLDIENLIEEIDSLGKQEKRELVNRLGILLGHLLKWEYQPSRRSRSWVATIREQRYRLLKLLEENPSLTPYLPEAMTQAYQSGLALAVKETDMPFKTFPSGNSYTWEQIENPDFFPGIQLDSDEDLLN from the coding sequence ATGAACCTTCCACTCTTTGACCTATACGAAACAGATTTTTATGCTTGGACGCAAAGACAAGTAGAATTGTTACGTAAGCGTGACCTAAATAATCTTGATATTGAGAATTTGATTGAGGAAATAGATTCTTTGGGTAAGCAGGAAAAGCGAGAATTAGTAAATCGTTTAGGAATTCTACTTGGACATTTGTTGAAGTGGGAATATCAACCTAGTAGAAGGTCGAGAAGTTGGGTAGCAACCATTCGTGAGCAGCGTTACAGACTTCTGAAACTTTTAGAAGAAAATCCTAGTTTAACACCTTACTTACCAGAAGCAATGACACAAGCTTATCAATCTGGTTTGGCGTTAGCGGTGAAAGAAACGGATATGCCATTTAAAACATTTCCATCTGGCAATTCTTACACTTGGGAACAAATAGAAAACCCTGATTTTTTCCCTGGAATTCAACTCGATTCAGATGAAGACTTGCTTAATTAA